One Aegilops tauschii subsp. strangulata cultivar AL8/78 chromosome 7, Aet v6.0, whole genome shotgun sequence genomic window carries:
- the LOC109760196 gene encoding uncharacterized protein, producing the protein MAAILGSAVASESVSRIFSIISGNSGEDGGAEDNAERLKFAVLKIHSVVAVSEDWRILHQPLLDWKARLKRVAKEGDGILRAHTRRSAERKRGDGVARKAVPVHKRVARAATRFLPFRRGKDDDGDPSDATVRRFERLARVADEFFRYVQLGGRPKSLTASMEVPAEPLLAGKTLEFSLRSGSRDALLLLHPCNREIVLFLSCDDSAAWERNVKLCVVFRLLEHTDVLDIVMSSLQLLPPQFGAACATAREFVREARAQETSYTSASSMSMRCVSSAWRCHRNSTDGGCAATDGMPRLPWPIVRVDAVYFAMPQNDSPDAPADQNKLLKLACHITPHLVPETYSRHYRQIGTETLQELSPKVADEGASACGRTAAWWCPRSSTYLSAEPEVSVPPPTLQQLFLVQSLKGAM; encoded by the coding sequence ATGGCTGCGATACTAGGATCCGCGGTTGCAAGCGAGTCTGTAAGCAGAATTTTCTCGATCATATCAGGCAACTCGGGAGAGGATGGGGGTGCGGAGGACAACGCCGAGAGGCTGAAGTTCGCGGTGCTGAAGATCCACAGCGTTGTCGCCGTCTCCGAAGATTGGCGCATACTTCACCAACCATTGCTCGACTGGAAGGCGAGGCTGAAGCGCGTGGCCAAGGAAGGCGATGGCATCCTGCGCGCTCACACGAGGAGATCCGCGGAGCGCAAACGGGGCGATGGGGTTGCGAGGAAGGCTGTTCCCGTTCATAAGCGCGTCGCTCGAGCGGCGACACGCTTCTTGCCCTTCCGCCGCGGCAAGGACGACGACGGCGATCCGAGCGATGCGACGGTGCGGAGGTTCGAGAGGCTAGCGCGTGTCGCCGACGAGTTCTTCCGGTACGTCCAGCTTGGGGGCCGTCCGAagagcttgacggcgtccatggAAGTTCCTGCAGAGCCGCTGCTTGCAGGGAAGACGCTGGAGTTCTCCCTCCGGAGCGGCAGCCGGGACGCCCTCCTGCTGCTCCATCCGTGCAACAGGGAGATCGTTCTCTTCCTCTCCTGCGACGACAGCGCGGCGTGGGAGAGGAACGTGAAGCTCTGCGTTGTCTTCCGACTGCTCGAGCACACTGACGTCTTGGACATCGTCATGTCTTCCTTGCAGCTGCTGCCTCCCCAGTTCGGCGCCGCCTGTGCGACGGCAAGGGAGTTCGTCAGGGAGGCGCGGGCGCAGGAAACGAGCTATACCAGCGCGTCGTCCATGTCGATGCGGTGCGTCTCGTCGGCATGGAGGTGTCACCGCAACTCCACGGACGGGGGATGCGCGGCGACCGACGGTATGCCGCGGCTGCCGTGGCCGATCGTTCGAGTCGACGCCGTGTACTTCGCCATGCCGCAGAACGATTCGCCGGATGCGCCTGCGGACCAGAACAAGCTTCTGAAATTGGCATGCCATATCACTCCCCATCTTGTGCCCGAGACGTACTCCCGGCACTACCGGCAGATCGGGACGGAAACACTACAAGAGCTGTCCCCCAAGGTGGCGGACGAAGGAGCTTCCGCTTGTGGACGGACAGCTGCGTGGTGGTGTCCTCGCAGCTCAACGTATTTGTCGGCGGAACCAGAGGTTTCGGTGCCGCCGCCGACGCTGCAGCAGTTGTTCCTGGTGCAAAGCTTGAAGGGGGCAATGTAG